From Dermochelys coriacea isolate rDerCor1 chromosome 8, rDerCor1.pri.v4, whole genome shotgun sequence, the proteins below share one genomic window:
- the GRPEL2 gene encoding grpE protein homolog 2, mitochondrial isoform X2: MAGRSLRAARHYLSPLLSLGARRPGRDCLCVFSTAAQQRSTGDECGPEDPRDEPRHPLSERTLELKASKLEEQVRDLTERYRKALADSENVRRRTQKFVEDAKLFGIQSFCKDLVEVADILEKATESAAREAEPSDPKPTLKKICEGLSLIEAKLQRVFAKHGLQKMNPVGGKYDPYDHEIVCHVPAEGMQPGTVALVTQDGYKLHGRTIRHAQVGVAVESQE; encoded by the exons ATGGCTGGCAGGTCCCTGCGGGCGGCCCGGCACTACCTCAGCCCGCTGCTCTCGTTGGGCGCTCGGCGGCCCGGCAG AGATTGCCTGTGTGTCTTCAGCACTGCGGCCCAGCAGAGGAGCACGGGAGATGAATGTGGACCAGAGGATCCCCGCGATGAGCCAAGGCATCCCCTTTCTGAGCGAACTCTAGAGCTCAAAGCCAGCAAACTGGAAGAACAAGTCCGTGATTTAACT GAGCGATACCGGAAAGCCTTGGCGGATTCTGAAAATGTCCGGAGGAGAACACAGAAGTTTGTGGAAGATGCCAAGCTGTTTG GGATCCAGAGTTTCTGCAAGGACCTGGTGGAGGTAGCTGATATCTTGGAGAAGGCTACTGAGAGCGCTGCAAGAGAAGCAGAGCCTAGTGACCCAAAACCAACCCTCAAGAAGATCTGTGAAGGCCTCTCCCTCATAGAGGCCAAGTTGCAAAGAGTATTTGCCAAGCATGGCCTTCAGAAGATGAACCCCGTCGGTGGCAAATATGATCCATACGACCATGAAATAGTCTGCCATGTGCCAGCAGAGGGGATGCAGCCGGGCACAGTGGCCCTAGTGACTCAGGATGGCTATAAACTCCACGGCCGCACTATCAGACACGCACAAGTTGGTGTGGCAGTAGAGTCGCAGGAGTAA
- the GRPEL2 gene encoding grpE protein homolog 2, mitochondrial isoform X1, which produces MSENFLCVIREVYEGCSTTIHSVEGETAEIPIRSRVKQGCPLSPIIFNLAMEPLLQVISNDTDGFNLHGERVSVLAYADDLVLTADDPENLQHILDATSRAADWMGLRFNAKKCASLHIDVSKRDSVQATWFQIQGEPIIPLAEGQAYRHLGTPTGFCVRQTPEDTIQEILLDATKIDASLLAPWQKINALNTFLIPRISFVLRGSAVAKVPLGKADKIVRQLVKKWLFLPQRASDELVYITHRHGGANVPRMGDLCDIAVITHAFCLLTCPNAMVRNMAANTLHVGAVLWMANLDGTVATSLCCGPTLAMPRVAWGSASAAAGSGVRSARSWESWCHRSGPMTTPLSPRTPGACWRGP; this is translated from the coding sequence ATGTCAGAGAACTTCCTCTGTGTGATCCGagaggtgtacgagggatgcagcacaaccATTCACTCGGTTGAAGGGGAGACCGCCGAGATCCCGATCCGGAGCAGAGTTAAGCAGGgatgtcccctcagccccatcatctttaaccttgCCATGGAGCCGTTGCTGCAAGTGATCTCCAAcgacacagatggcttcaacctccacggcGAAAGGGTGAGCGTCCTGGCTTAcgcggatgacctggtcctgactgcagatgacccagagaacctccaacatatactagatgccaccagtcgagctgccgattggatggggctccgcttcaatgcaaagaagtgcgcatctctccacatcgacgtcagcaaaagggactcggtgcaggcAACATGGTTCCAGATTcagggcgagcccatcatccccctggcagaggggcaggcataTCGGCACCTCGGCACGCCGACGGGTTTCTGTGTACgacagacacccgaggacaccatccaggagatcttactGGATGCCACCAAGATtgacgcctccctgctagcaccatggcagaagataaacgccctgaacaccttcctgatcccccgcatctctttcgtcctaaggggatccgccgtggcgaaggtacccctcggcaaggcagacaagattgttcggcagctggtgaagaagtggctgttccttccccagagagccagcgaCGAGCTGGTCTATATCACCCATAGGCATGgtggtgccaatgtcccccgcatgggtgacctatgtgacatcgcggtgatcacccacgccttctgcctgctgacgtgtcccaatgccatggtaaggaacatggCAGCAAACACCCTCCACGTTggagcggttctctggatggcaaATTTGGACGGGACAGTGGCAACATCGCTTTGCTGTGGTCCCAcgctcgcaatgccacgcgtcgcctggggaagcgcatcggctgccgctgggagtggtgtgaggagcgccaggagctgggagtcctggtgccacagatcAGGTCCGATGACAACACCATTGTCACCCCGaacgccaggggcatgctggagaggaccctga